Proteins from a single region of Anastrepha ludens isolate Willacy chromosome 5, idAnaLude1.1, whole genome shotgun sequence:
- the LOC128865110 gene encoding vacuolar protein sorting-associated protein 41 homolog isoform X2 translates to MAEQEHVNNSDTETESTEDEIEPKFKYQRIANDLRKILNSDVVTCSAVHPKFLMFGTFLGRVYIFDHQGNSVTSHLSDGPNDFSHTVAVNHIDVDSKAEYVATCSDDGKVNITGLFSDENNQNLNLGKSIKAVALDPDPKTSAGKRFVVGDDKLTLYEKNFLKKLKTTVLSSAEGYVLSVCWNGPFVAWASYLGVRVYDLNEKCSLGLMKWEEPANARLENFRCNFRWSNATTLLIGWVDTIRICVIRRRNSIEVASRELPGYIVDPISTFQTTFYVSGLAPLTSNQLVVLGCPKEKDAERKSLRPVLCVMEYKLNTSEEICTDSLSLRGYQEYTVNDYSLGCIIEENRYFIVAPKDIVVASLYETDDRVKWLVDHRKFEEAMEVISTHGGSWSLLSVAKLYINHLLAMKQYDDAAKLCLRVLGNKKSLWEEEVFKFVKCQQLRSVSAYLPTSDDCKLDPHVYEIVLYEYLKFDAKGFLNLIKEWPSHLYNCKAVINAIHDNFRKQNANELLEALAILYLHQRDYESALRMYLKLQNADVFEMIRRYNLYDAIHKMIIPLIQLDRERAFKILFEKNKIPPEIVVQQLEQNQEYLYWYLDALDKVNKSGKYHWKLVNLYAKYEPEKLLPFLKRSNHYPMQEALDICKRELFYPEMVYLLGQMGNTIEALNIIIEKIKDIEMAIEFCKERNDSDLWNILIDESVKEPAIVLKLLDGIVDYVDPVAVVEKIKLGQKIPGLRDAVVKLLWDYRLQVEIRKSAQKLQLEFYYDQHARVVNTQNRGRYISSSERCLKCNRSVLSMNENIAPLNDIVVFLCGHVYHTNCVPGGIGNEHCEFCNPSDFNQEDDFALLLQYSRK, encoded by the exons ATGGCTGAGCAAGAGCATGTTAACAACAGC GATACAGAAACTGAAAGTACGGAGGATGAAATTGAACCAAAATTTAAATACCAACGCATTGCTAACGATCTACGGAAGATTCTCAACTCAGATGTTGTGACTTGCAGTGCTGTTCATCCAAAG TTTTTAATGTTCGGCACATTCTTGGGTCGTGTCTACATATTCGACCATCAAGGCAATTCGGTGACTTCACATCTTTCAGATGGACCAAACGATTTTTCACATACTGTCGCTGTCAATCATATAGATGTGGACTCGAAGGCAGAATATGTGGCCACCTGCTCTGACGACGGCAAG GTAAATATAACCGGCCTATTCAGTGATGAAAATAATCAGAACTTAAACTTGGGGAAATCGATAAAGGCTGTTGCTCTAGATCCCGATCCAAAGACAAGTGCCGGTAAACGATTTGTTGTAG GCGACGATAAGCTCAcgctatacgaaaaaaattttctaaaaaagctaaaaacaaCAGTGCTATCTAGCGCCGAGGGATATGTGCTATCAGTATGCTGGAATGGTCCCTTTGTGGCATGGGCGAGTTACCTAGGAGTACGTGTCTATGAtctaaatgaaaagtgttcactAGGTCTTATGAAGTGGGAAGAGCCAGCCAA tgcgcgtttagaaaatttccgatGTAATTTTCGTTGGTCAAATGCAACGACGTTGCTCATAGGTTGGGTAGATACAATACGAATCTGTGTGATACGTAGACGAAATTCCATTGAAGTAGCTTCACGAGAGCTACCAGGATATATAGTTGATCcca TATCCACATTTCAAACTACCTTTTACGTTTCCGGCCTGGCGCCACTCACATCCAATCAATTGGTCGTATTGGGTTGTCCAAAGGAGAAAGATGCAGAACGTAAGTCATTAAGACCTGTTCTCTGTGTTATGGAATATAAGTTGAATACCAGCGAAGAGATTTGCACAGACAGTCTGTCATTGCGTGG ATATCAGGAATATACCGTCAATGATTACAGTTTGGGCTGCATTATTGAGGAAAATCGTTACTTTATTGTTGCACCAAAGGATATAGTTGTCGCTAGTCTATACGAAACGGATGATAGAGTCAAATGGCTGGTCGATCATCG caaatttgAAGAAGCCATGGAAGTTATATCAACACACGGCGGAAGTTGGTCGTTACTGTCTGTGGCCAA ATTGTATATAAATCACCTGCTCGCTATGAAGCAATACGATGACGCTGCTAAATTATGCCTACGCGTTTTAGGGAATAAAAAATCACTTTGGGAGGAGGAAGTTTTCAAATTTGTCAAGTGCCAGCAATTGCGCTCGGTTAGCGCTTATCTACCTACCTCTGACGACTGTAAACTTGATCCTCACGTATACGAAATAGTGCTGTATGAGTATTTGAAATTCGACGCCAAAGGATTTCTAAATCTCATCAAGGAATGGCCATCCCATTTGTACAATTGCAAGGCGGTCATCAATGCAATACACGATAATTTTCGCAAACAGAATGCGAATGAATTATTGGAGGCGCTGGCAATACTCTATTTGCATCAGCGCGACTATGAAAGTGCATTGAGAATGTACTTAAA ATTGCAAAACGCAGATGTATTCGAAATGATACGTCGTTATAATCTGTATGATGCGATACATAAAATGATCATACCACTCATACAGCTGGATCGGGAGCGTGCCTTTAagattttattcgaaaaaaataaaattccaccAGAAATTGTTGTACAGCAATTAGAGCAAAATCAAGAGTATTTATATTGG TATTTGGATGCTTTGGACAAGGTGAATAAAAGCGGTAAATATCATTGGAAATTAGTGAATTTATATGCAAAATATGAGCCTGAAAAATTGCTACCATTTTTGAAACGATCCAATCACTATCCAATGCAAGAGGCATTGGATATATGTAAACGCGAACTATTTTATCCCGAAATGGTTTATTTGTTGGGACAGATGGGCAATACTATAGAGGCATTAAACATAATTATTGAAAAG ATAAAAGACATTGAAATGGCTATTGAGTTCTGCAAGGAACGTAATGATTCGGATTTGTGGAATATATTGATCGACGAGTCAGTCAAGGAGCCCGCCATTGTGCTTAAACTGTTAGACGGCATAGTAG ATTATGTCGATCCTGTCGCAGTGGTTGAAAAAATCAAACTTGGCCAGAAAATTCCAGGCTTACGCGATGCTGTCGTCAAACTTTTGTGGGACTATCGCTTACAG gtGGAAATTCGCAAAAGCGCGCAAAAGCTTCAACTAGAATTCTACTACGATCAGCATGCCAGAGTGGTAAACACACAAAATCGAGGTCGGTATATTTCCTCTTCCGAGCGGTGCTTGAAATGCAATCGCTCTGTACTCAGTATGAACGAAAACATTGCTCCTCTTAATGATATTGTCGTATTCTTATGTGGTCATGTTTATCATACTAACTGTGTACCTGGTGGCATCGGCAATGAACACTGTGAATTTTGCAATCCTAGCGATTTCAATCAAGAAGACGACTTCGCACTGCTTTTGCAATATAGTAGaaagtaa
- the LOC128865271 gene encoding serine/threonine-protein kinase GL21140 isoform X2 translates to MEVQTVNNHLNNSLISPPALSQSQQAQLNNSIIALSRSNSPASSNSEIEKELQDLDLNSSLNSGSVSLGAELNCKSNGSLSGASTTSSTTGLTTSVTTAAAAAAAATTATSSTEALINGNGTDATNAGNSSTTAGATASNALAQVKKRISSSRTPTRKARRIKFYRNGDRFYTGITIPVSNERYRSFESLFEDLTRLLEENVKIPGAVRTIYTMCGKKISTLDELEDGQSYICSCNNENFKKIEYNTTSQPLANLTLSNKTNNRLSKAYRPSSPLKNGTGTYNSGGGGVAGGGAGGNGVNVTTNGSPVLKLNERDSVVHPRIVTLIRNGTKPRTIMRLLLNKRNSPSFDHVLTAITQVVRLDTGYVRKVFTLSGSPVVQLADFFGPDDIFFAYGTERVNNPDDFKLEPDEHKAIQAIRKSLRTAGTTYKGPKPKMPVKSKNLNSAKHQQNHQQEPCDQIVDEDLAALNESGIDASELPGVIRERYALGQIIGDGNFAVVLKIKDRQNGLPYALKIIDKSKCKGKEHYIDAEVRVMKKLQHPHIISLILDVDQLSNMYLVLEYVSGGDLFDAITRVTRFSENQSRVMIKHLASAMAYLHSMSIVHRDIKPENLLVELDANGSVTELKLADFGLACEVTEPLYAVCGTPTYVAPEILLETGYGLKIDVWAAGIILYILLCGFPPFVSPDNQQEPLFDAIITGVYEFPDPYWSDIGDGVRDLIANMLQSDPDVRFTSEDILDHYWTLGECIDYSS, encoded by the exons ATGGAAGTTCAAACGGTGAACAATCACCTAAATAACTCCCTCATATCACCGCCAGCCTTGTCACAGTCACAACAAGCTCAATTAAATAACAGTATCATTGCTCTGAGCCGCAGCAACAGTCCGGCCAGCTCGAATTCGGAAATCGAAAAAGAGCTGCAAGATTTGGATTTGAATAGTTCACTGAATAGTGGCAGTGTTAGTTTGGGTGCCGAACTAAATTGTAAATCAAATGGTTCGCTGAGCGGTGCGTCTACTACAAGCTCGACGACAGGCCTCACAACCTCAGTGaccacagcagcagcagcggcggcgGCAGCGACTACAGCGACATCATCTACTGAAGCATTAATAAATGGCAATGGTACTGATGCAACAAATGCTGGTAATAGCTCTACAACAGCCGGCGCCACAGCAAGTAATGCATTGGCACAGGTGAAGAAGCGCATTTCCAGCAGCCGAACACCAACACGCAAAGCGAGGCGAATAAAATTCTATCGCAATGGCGATCGATTCTATACGGGTATTACCATTCCAGTCTCAAATGAACGTTATAG ATCATTTGAGAGCCTTTTTGAAGACTTAACACGATTATTAgaggaaaatgtaaaaattccaGGAGCTGTGCGTACAATTTATACCATGTGTGGCAAGAAG ATCTCCACTTTGGACGAACTCGAAGACGGCCAAAGCTATATTTGTTCCTGTAATAacgagaatttcaaaaaaatcgaatacaACACCACCTCACAACCATTAGCCAACTTGACACTCTCCAACAAGACAAACAATCGTTTGTCCAAAGCTTATCGTCCATCGTCGCCGCTTAAGAATGGTACCGGCACGTACAATAGCGGTGGTGGCGGTGTAGCTGGGGGTGGCGCTGGCGGTAATGGTGTAAATGTCACCACTAATGGCAGTCCAGTACTGAAACTAAATGAACGCGATAGCGTCGTACATCCCCGTATTGTGACGCTGATAAGAAATGGCACCAAACCACGGACA ATTATGCGCCTTCTGCTGAATAAACGCAATAGTCCCAGCTTTGATCATGTACTAACCGCCATCACACAAGTGGTACGCCTTGATACCGGTTATGTACGCAAAGTGTTTACGCTCTCCGGCAGTCCGGTTGTACAACTTGCCGATTTCTTCGGTCCCGATGACATTTTCTTCGCCTATGGCACAGAACGCGTTAACAATCCAGATGATTTTAAGCTCGAACCTGACGAACACAAAGCCATACAAGCGATACGGAAATCGCTACGTACCGCAGGAACTACTTACAAGGGCCCCAAACCGAAAATGCCAGTAAAGAGTAAAAATCTGAATAGCGCCAAGCATCAACAAAATCATCAACAAGAACCATGTGATCAGATTGTTGATGAAGATTTGGCGGCGCTAAATGAGAGCGGCATTGATGCAAGTGAACTGCCGGGAGTAATACGTGAGCGTTACGCGTTAGGACAAATTATAGGCGATGGTAATTTTGCTGTTGTACTGAAGATCAAAGATCGGCAGAATGGTTTGCCATATGCGTTGAAAATCATCGATAAAAGCAAATGTAAAGGCAAAGAGCACTATATCGATGCAGAAGTGCGTGTAATGAAGAAGTTACAACATCCACATATTATTTCATTAATCTTGGATGTCGATCAGCTGTCGAATATGTACTTGGTGCTGGAGTACGTGAGTG GTGGCGATCTTTTCGATGCTATTACGCGTGTAACACGTTTTTCTGAAAATCAGTCACGCGTGATGATCAAGCATTTGGCCTCAGCCATGGCCTATTTACATTCCATGAGCATTGTGCATCGTGACATTAAACCTGAGAATCTAttg GTTGAGTTGGACGCCAATGGTAGTGTAACCGAACTAAAATTAGCTGATTTTGGTTTGGCCTGTGAAGTGACTGAACCATTGTATGCAGTGTGCGGCACCCCAACTTATGTGGCACCGGAGATACTATTGGAAACAGGCTACGGATTgaag ATCGATGTCTGGGCAGCTGGTATTATACTATACATCCTGCTTTGCGGTTTTCCACCCTTTGTGTCGCCCGACAATCAACAAGAGCCACTATTCGATGCCATCATTACGGGAGTCTATGAATTCCCTGATCCCTATTGGTCTGATATTGGCGATGGTGTACGCGACCTCATTGCAAACATGCTGCAATCGGATCCCGATGTACGTTTCACTAGCGAAGATATACTGGATCACTACTGGACTCTGGGTGAATGTATTGACTATAGTAGTTGA
- the LOC128865271 gene encoding serine/threonine-protein kinase GL21140 isoform X1, with protein MRMEVQTVNNHLNNSLISPPALSQSQQAQLNNSIIALSRSNSPASSNSEIEKELQDLDLNSSLNSGSVSLGAELNCKSNGSLSGASTTSSTTGLTTSVTTAAAAAAAATTATSSTEALINGNGTDATNAGNSSTTAGATASNALAQVKKRISSSRTPTRKARRIKFYRNGDRFYTGITIPVSNERYRSFESLFEDLTRLLEENVKIPGAVRTIYTMCGKKISTLDELEDGQSYICSCNNENFKKIEYNTTSQPLANLTLSNKTNNRLSKAYRPSSPLKNGTGTYNSGGGGVAGGGAGGNGVNVTTNGSPVLKLNERDSVVHPRIVTLIRNGTKPRTIMRLLLNKRNSPSFDHVLTAITQVVRLDTGYVRKVFTLSGSPVVQLADFFGPDDIFFAYGTERVNNPDDFKLEPDEHKAIQAIRKSLRTAGTTYKGPKPKMPVKSKNLNSAKHQQNHQQEPCDQIVDEDLAALNESGIDASELPGVIRERYALGQIIGDGNFAVVLKIKDRQNGLPYALKIIDKSKCKGKEHYIDAEVRVMKKLQHPHIISLILDVDQLSNMYLVLEYVSGGDLFDAITRVTRFSENQSRVMIKHLASAMAYLHSMSIVHRDIKPENLLVELDANGSVTELKLADFGLACEVTEPLYAVCGTPTYVAPEILLETGYGLKIDVWAAGIILYILLCGFPPFVSPDNQQEPLFDAIITGVYEFPDPYWSDIGDGVRDLIANMLQSDPDVRFTSEDILDHYWTLGECIDYSS; from the exons AATGGAAGTTCAAACGGTGAACAATCACCTAAATAACTCCCTCATATCACCGCCAGCCTTGTCACAGTCACAACAAGCTCAATTAAATAACAGTATCATTGCTCTGAGCCGCAGCAACAGTCCGGCCAGCTCGAATTCGGAAATCGAAAAAGAGCTGCAAGATTTGGATTTGAATAGTTCACTGAATAGTGGCAGTGTTAGTTTGGGTGCCGAACTAAATTGTAAATCAAATGGTTCGCTGAGCGGTGCGTCTACTACAAGCTCGACGACAGGCCTCACAACCTCAGTGaccacagcagcagcagcggcggcgGCAGCGACTACAGCGACATCATCTACTGAAGCATTAATAAATGGCAATGGTACTGATGCAACAAATGCTGGTAATAGCTCTACAACAGCCGGCGCCACAGCAAGTAATGCATTGGCACAGGTGAAGAAGCGCATTTCCAGCAGCCGAACACCAACACGCAAAGCGAGGCGAATAAAATTCTATCGCAATGGCGATCGATTCTATACGGGTATTACCATTCCAGTCTCAAATGAACGTTATAG ATCATTTGAGAGCCTTTTTGAAGACTTAACACGATTATTAgaggaaaatgtaaaaattccaGGAGCTGTGCGTACAATTTATACCATGTGTGGCAAGAAG ATCTCCACTTTGGACGAACTCGAAGACGGCCAAAGCTATATTTGTTCCTGTAATAacgagaatttcaaaaaaatcgaatacaACACCACCTCACAACCATTAGCCAACTTGACACTCTCCAACAAGACAAACAATCGTTTGTCCAAAGCTTATCGTCCATCGTCGCCGCTTAAGAATGGTACCGGCACGTACAATAGCGGTGGTGGCGGTGTAGCTGGGGGTGGCGCTGGCGGTAATGGTGTAAATGTCACCACTAATGGCAGTCCAGTACTGAAACTAAATGAACGCGATAGCGTCGTACATCCCCGTATTGTGACGCTGATAAGAAATGGCACCAAACCACGGACA ATTATGCGCCTTCTGCTGAATAAACGCAATAGTCCCAGCTTTGATCATGTACTAACCGCCATCACACAAGTGGTACGCCTTGATACCGGTTATGTACGCAAAGTGTTTACGCTCTCCGGCAGTCCGGTTGTACAACTTGCCGATTTCTTCGGTCCCGATGACATTTTCTTCGCCTATGGCACAGAACGCGTTAACAATCCAGATGATTTTAAGCTCGAACCTGACGAACACAAAGCCATACAAGCGATACGGAAATCGCTACGTACCGCAGGAACTACTTACAAGGGCCCCAAACCGAAAATGCCAGTAAAGAGTAAAAATCTGAATAGCGCCAAGCATCAACAAAATCATCAACAAGAACCATGTGATCAGATTGTTGATGAAGATTTGGCGGCGCTAAATGAGAGCGGCATTGATGCAAGTGAACTGCCGGGAGTAATACGTGAGCGTTACGCGTTAGGACAAATTATAGGCGATGGTAATTTTGCTGTTGTACTGAAGATCAAAGATCGGCAGAATGGTTTGCCATATGCGTTGAAAATCATCGATAAAAGCAAATGTAAAGGCAAAGAGCACTATATCGATGCAGAAGTGCGTGTAATGAAGAAGTTACAACATCCACATATTATTTCATTAATCTTGGATGTCGATCAGCTGTCGAATATGTACTTGGTGCTGGAGTACGTGAGTG GTGGCGATCTTTTCGATGCTATTACGCGTGTAACACGTTTTTCTGAAAATCAGTCACGCGTGATGATCAAGCATTTGGCCTCAGCCATGGCCTATTTACATTCCATGAGCATTGTGCATCGTGACATTAAACCTGAGAATCTAttg GTTGAGTTGGACGCCAATGGTAGTGTAACCGAACTAAAATTAGCTGATTTTGGTTTGGCCTGTGAAGTGACTGAACCATTGTATGCAGTGTGCGGCACCCCAACTTATGTGGCACCGGAGATACTATTGGAAACAGGCTACGGATTgaag ATCGATGTCTGGGCAGCTGGTATTATACTATACATCCTGCTTTGCGGTTTTCCACCCTTTGTGTCGCCCGACAATCAACAAGAGCCACTATTCGATGCCATCATTACGGGAGTCTATGAATTCCCTGATCCCTATTGGTCTGATATTGGCGATGGTGTACGCGACCTCATTGCAAACATGCTGCAATCGGATCCCGATGTACGTTTCACTAGCGAAGATATACTGGATCACTACTGGACTCTGGGTGAATGTATTGACTATAGTAGTTGA
- the LOC128865113 gene encoding beta-1,3-galactosyltransferase 6: protein MRRMNNLITLFTAMVAFFFGCFLSSMLNNVEKCLTHKSGISRMEPHPDIFLMILVATAPQNVNRRQKIRQTWLRLGQPLEMPYYPEDLIYLPKYTESGHLQMESVSDQSNRLTAYLNWFDNNLNNAESTRRLLRVKHFFAVGTDGMPAGLRAELDREQSLYGDMLLLPRLRDNFENLTEKMLHSIEVLTNHYEFSYLLKSDDDTYVKLDILLNELVSYDRKLVRKSKEYNGHPLPALYWGYFLGRANVKTKGKWGDPNYHLSTHYVTYAMGGGYVISHKICLHIATNTQLLSAYANEDVSMGLWLAPLRFVYRRHDPRFDTQYKPRKCRRYHIVLHKLDVEEMQQIDDGSVCVKGGKEDEKEDEQSKLIRPYFYDWTKPAEKCCDTVVK, encoded by the coding sequence ATGAGGCGCATGAATAACTTAATAACACTTTTTACCGCAATGGTAGCTTTTTTCTTCGGCTGCTTTCTCAGCAGTATGCTGAATAACGTCGAAAAGTGTTTGACACATAAAAGCGGTATAAGTAGAATGGAGCCGCATCCGGATATCTTTCTAATGATATTGGTGGCAACGGCACCACAAAATGTTAATCGGCGACAAAAAATTCGACAAACATGGTTGCGTCTTGGTCAACCACTGGAAATGCCTTACTATCCTGAAGATTTGATTTATCTACCGAAATATACAGAGAGTGGTCATTTGCAAATGGAGAGTGTATCAGATCAATCGAATCGTTTGACTGCATATCTTAATTGGTTCGATAACAACCTAAATAATGCAGAATCAACACGACGACTTTTAagagtaaaacatttttttgccgTTGGCACGGACGGAATGCCAGCCGGATTGCGTGCAGAGTTGGACAGAGAGCAGAGCCTGTATGGTGATATGCTGCTTTTGCCGCGTTTACGAGATAACTTCGAAAATTTAACTGAAAAGATGCTGCACTCCATAGAAGTGCTTACAAATCACTATGAATTCAGTTATCTACTTAAATCAGATGACGATACATATGTGAAGTTGGACATTTTGCTTAATGAACTCGTGTCATATGACCGTAAATTAGTGCGTAAGAGCAAAGAGTATAATGGACACCCTTTGCCAGCTCTATATTGGGGTTACTTTCTCGGTAGGGCGAATGTGAAAACGAAGGGAAAATGGGGTGATCCAAATTACCATTTATCTACGCATTATGTAACATATGCCATGGGTGGTGGATATGTCATTTCACATAAAATCTGCCTACATATTGCAACAAATACACAACTATTGTCCGCTTACGCGAATGAGGATGTTTCGATGGGTTTATGGCTTGCACCACTGCGCTTCGTCTATCGACGTCACGATCCACGTTTTGACACACAGTATAAACCACGTAAATGTCGACGTTATCATATAGTATTGCACAAGCTTGATGTGGAGGAAATGCAGCAAATTGATGACGGTAGTGTGTGTGTAAAAGGCGGAAAGGAAGATGAAAAGGAGGACGAACAAAGCAAACTTATACGGCCATATTTCTACGATTGGACGAAGCCGGCCGAGAAATGCTGTGATACCGTCGTAAAATAA
- the LOC128865110 gene encoding vacuolar protein sorting-associated protein 41 homolog isoform X1 has translation MAEQEHVNNSQDTETESTEDEIEPKFKYQRIANDLRKILNSDVVTCSAVHPKFLMFGTFLGRVYIFDHQGNSVTSHLSDGPNDFSHTVAVNHIDVDSKAEYVATCSDDGKVNITGLFSDENNQNLNLGKSIKAVALDPDPKTSAGKRFVVGDDKLTLYEKNFLKKLKTTVLSSAEGYVLSVCWNGPFVAWASYLGVRVYDLNEKCSLGLMKWEEPANARLENFRCNFRWSNATTLLIGWVDTIRICVIRRRNSIEVASRELPGYIVDPISTFQTTFYVSGLAPLTSNQLVVLGCPKEKDAERKSLRPVLCVMEYKLNTSEEICTDSLSLRGYQEYTVNDYSLGCIIEENRYFIVAPKDIVVASLYETDDRVKWLVDHRKFEEAMEVISTHGGSWSLLSVAKLYINHLLAMKQYDDAAKLCLRVLGNKKSLWEEEVFKFVKCQQLRSVSAYLPTSDDCKLDPHVYEIVLYEYLKFDAKGFLNLIKEWPSHLYNCKAVINAIHDNFRKQNANELLEALAILYLHQRDYESALRMYLKLQNADVFEMIRRYNLYDAIHKMIIPLIQLDRERAFKILFEKNKIPPEIVVQQLEQNQEYLYWYLDALDKVNKSGKYHWKLVNLYAKYEPEKLLPFLKRSNHYPMQEALDICKRELFYPEMVYLLGQMGNTIEALNIIIEKIKDIEMAIEFCKERNDSDLWNILIDESVKEPAIVLKLLDGIVDYVDPVAVVEKIKLGQKIPGLRDAVVKLLWDYRLQVEIRKSAQKLQLEFYYDQHARVVNTQNRGRYISSSERCLKCNRSVLSMNENIAPLNDIVVFLCGHVYHTNCVPGGIGNEHCEFCNPSDFNQEDDFALLLQYSRK, from the exons ATGGCTGAGCAAGAGCATGTTAACAACAGC cagGATACAGAAACTGAAAGTACGGAGGATGAAATTGAACCAAAATTTAAATACCAACGCATTGCTAACGATCTACGGAAGATTCTCAACTCAGATGTTGTGACTTGCAGTGCTGTTCATCCAAAG TTTTTAATGTTCGGCACATTCTTGGGTCGTGTCTACATATTCGACCATCAAGGCAATTCGGTGACTTCACATCTTTCAGATGGACCAAACGATTTTTCACATACTGTCGCTGTCAATCATATAGATGTGGACTCGAAGGCAGAATATGTGGCCACCTGCTCTGACGACGGCAAG GTAAATATAACCGGCCTATTCAGTGATGAAAATAATCAGAACTTAAACTTGGGGAAATCGATAAAGGCTGTTGCTCTAGATCCCGATCCAAAGACAAGTGCCGGTAAACGATTTGTTGTAG GCGACGATAAGCTCAcgctatacgaaaaaaattttctaaaaaagctaaaaacaaCAGTGCTATCTAGCGCCGAGGGATATGTGCTATCAGTATGCTGGAATGGTCCCTTTGTGGCATGGGCGAGTTACCTAGGAGTACGTGTCTATGAtctaaatgaaaagtgttcactAGGTCTTATGAAGTGGGAAGAGCCAGCCAA tgcgcgtttagaaaatttccgatGTAATTTTCGTTGGTCAAATGCAACGACGTTGCTCATAGGTTGGGTAGATACAATACGAATCTGTGTGATACGTAGACGAAATTCCATTGAAGTAGCTTCACGAGAGCTACCAGGATATATAGTTGATCcca TATCCACATTTCAAACTACCTTTTACGTTTCCGGCCTGGCGCCACTCACATCCAATCAATTGGTCGTATTGGGTTGTCCAAAGGAGAAAGATGCAGAACGTAAGTCATTAAGACCTGTTCTCTGTGTTATGGAATATAAGTTGAATACCAGCGAAGAGATTTGCACAGACAGTCTGTCATTGCGTGG ATATCAGGAATATACCGTCAATGATTACAGTTTGGGCTGCATTATTGAGGAAAATCGTTACTTTATTGTTGCACCAAAGGATATAGTTGTCGCTAGTCTATACGAAACGGATGATAGAGTCAAATGGCTGGTCGATCATCG caaatttgAAGAAGCCATGGAAGTTATATCAACACACGGCGGAAGTTGGTCGTTACTGTCTGTGGCCAA ATTGTATATAAATCACCTGCTCGCTATGAAGCAATACGATGACGCTGCTAAATTATGCCTACGCGTTTTAGGGAATAAAAAATCACTTTGGGAGGAGGAAGTTTTCAAATTTGTCAAGTGCCAGCAATTGCGCTCGGTTAGCGCTTATCTACCTACCTCTGACGACTGTAAACTTGATCCTCACGTATACGAAATAGTGCTGTATGAGTATTTGAAATTCGACGCCAAAGGATTTCTAAATCTCATCAAGGAATGGCCATCCCATTTGTACAATTGCAAGGCGGTCATCAATGCAATACACGATAATTTTCGCAAACAGAATGCGAATGAATTATTGGAGGCGCTGGCAATACTCTATTTGCATCAGCGCGACTATGAAAGTGCATTGAGAATGTACTTAAA ATTGCAAAACGCAGATGTATTCGAAATGATACGTCGTTATAATCTGTATGATGCGATACATAAAATGATCATACCACTCATACAGCTGGATCGGGAGCGTGCCTTTAagattttattcgaaaaaaataaaattccaccAGAAATTGTTGTACAGCAATTAGAGCAAAATCAAGAGTATTTATATTGG TATTTGGATGCTTTGGACAAGGTGAATAAAAGCGGTAAATATCATTGGAAATTAGTGAATTTATATGCAAAATATGAGCCTGAAAAATTGCTACCATTTTTGAAACGATCCAATCACTATCCAATGCAAGAGGCATTGGATATATGTAAACGCGAACTATTTTATCCCGAAATGGTTTATTTGTTGGGACAGATGGGCAATACTATAGAGGCATTAAACATAATTATTGAAAAG ATAAAAGACATTGAAATGGCTATTGAGTTCTGCAAGGAACGTAATGATTCGGATTTGTGGAATATATTGATCGACGAGTCAGTCAAGGAGCCCGCCATTGTGCTTAAACTGTTAGACGGCATAGTAG ATTATGTCGATCCTGTCGCAGTGGTTGAAAAAATCAAACTTGGCCAGAAAATTCCAGGCTTACGCGATGCTGTCGTCAAACTTTTGTGGGACTATCGCTTACAG gtGGAAATTCGCAAAAGCGCGCAAAAGCTTCAACTAGAATTCTACTACGATCAGCATGCCAGAGTGGTAAACACACAAAATCGAGGTCGGTATATTTCCTCTTCCGAGCGGTGCTTGAAATGCAATCGCTCTGTACTCAGTATGAACGAAAACATTGCTCCTCTTAATGATATTGTCGTATTCTTATGTGGTCATGTTTATCATACTAACTGTGTACCTGGTGGCATCGGCAATGAACACTGTGAATTTTGCAATCCTAGCGATTTCAATCAAGAAGACGACTTCGCACTGCTTTTGCAATATAGTAGaaagtaa